A genomic window from Streptomyces sp. 846.5 includes:
- a CDS encoding molybdopterin-dependent oxidoreductase — MRALFGALSGLVAAFSSLAVAELAAVAVRPQASPVTAVGEAVIDRTPGALKDYAVRNFGTNDKLMLQLGILVLLAFFAMGIGLLALRWRRVGSVGVLAFGLLGAVSAMSRPDAQQYDPVPSVVGAVVGAIVLYLLAGRLAAQAAPWRDDGLGAQPMGGGPADTNFDRRGFVMLALSASAVSAGAGLLGNKLNAAGTQKAAASRAAVSIPTPRATASAPPVGSDLKLPGLSPYITPNPSFYRVDTALVVPTVDANTWKLRIHGTGVTKELDITYKELVARGVIDRDITLMCVSDEVGGSYVGNARWTGVLLAPLLKEAGVVPPSKGGPADQLVARSSDGMTIGTPVEAIMDGRDSMLAVGMNGETLPFAHGFPVRMVVPGLYGYVSACKWVTDLELAKFSDFDAYWAKRGWSAQAPIKTESRIDTPKGSGKLTAGTVPVAGVAWAQRKGIAKVEVRVDGGAWQTATLAAQDTIDTWRQWVYQWPATAGSHRLEVRATDRTGYTQTEQKVDARPNGATGFHSVTVNVAA, encoded by the coding sequence CTGCGGGCCCTGTTCGGCGCTCTGAGCGGCCTGGTCGCGGCGTTCTCCTCGCTCGCGGTCGCCGAACTGGCGGCGGTCGCCGTCCGCCCCCAGGCCAGCCCGGTCACCGCGGTGGGTGAAGCGGTCATCGACCGCACCCCGGGGGCGCTGAAGGACTACGCGGTCCGCAATTTCGGGACCAACGACAAGCTGATGCTGCAACTGGGCATCCTGGTCCTGCTCGCGTTCTTCGCGATGGGGATCGGCCTGCTGGCGCTGCGCTGGCGCCGGGTCGGCTCGGTGGGTGTGCTCGCCTTCGGCCTGCTCGGCGCGGTCTCGGCGATGTCCCGCCCCGACGCGCAGCAGTACGACCCGGTGCCCTCGGTGGTCGGCGCCGTGGTCGGCGCGATCGTCCTCTACCTCCTCGCCGGACGGCTGGCCGCCCAGGCCGCACCCTGGCGGGACGACGGGCTGGGCGCGCAGCCGATGGGTGGCGGACCCGCGGACACCAACTTCGACCGCCGCGGATTCGTGATGCTCGCACTGTCGGCGTCGGCGGTGTCCGCCGGGGCCGGGCTGCTGGGCAACAAGCTGAACGCCGCGGGCACCCAGAAGGCCGCCGCCTCGCGCGCCGCGGTCAGCATCCCCACCCCGCGCGCCACGGCCAGCGCACCGCCGGTCGGCTCCGACCTGAAGCTCCCCGGGCTGAGCCCCTACATCACCCCCAACCCCTCCTTCTACCGGGTCGACACCGCGCTCGTGGTCCCGACCGTGGACGCCAACACCTGGAAGCTGCGGATCCACGGGACCGGCGTCACCAAGGAACTGGACATCACCTACAAGGAGTTGGTGGCGCGCGGCGTCATCGACCGCGACATCACCCTGATGTGCGTCTCCGACGAGGTCGGCGGCTCCTACGTCGGCAACGCCCGCTGGACCGGGGTGCTGCTGGCGCCGCTGCTGAAGGAGGCCGGCGTGGTGCCTCCGTCCAAGGGCGGACCGGCGGACCAGCTCGTGGCCCGCTCGTCCGACGGCATGACGATCGGCACCCCGGTGGAGGCGATCATGGACGGCCGCGACTCCATGCTCGCCGTCGGGATGAACGGCGAGACCCTGCCCTTCGCGCACGGCTTCCCGGTCCGGATGGTCGTCCCCGGCCTGTACGGCTACGTCTCGGCCTGCAAGTGGGTGACCGACCTGGAGCTGGCCAAGTTCAGCGACTTCGACGCCTACTGGGCGAAGCGCGGCTGGTCCGCCCAGGCCCCGATCAAGACCGAGTCGCGCATCGACACCCCCAAGGGCTCCGGCAAGCTCACCGCCGGAACGGTCCCGGTGGCCGGGGTCGCCTGGGCCCAGCGCAAGGGCATCGCCAAGGTCGAGGTACGGGTGGACGGCGGCGCCTGGCAGACCGCCACCCTGGCCGCCCAGGACACCATCGACACCTGGCGCCAGTGGGTCTACCAGTGGCCGGCCACGGCGGGCTCGCACCGCCTGGAGGTACGCGCGACCGACCGCACCGGCTACACCCAGACCGAGCAGAAGGTCGATGCCCGACCCAACGGCGCGACCGGCTTCCACAGCGTGACCGTCAACGTCGCCGCCTAA
- a CDS encoding HAMP domain-containing sensor histidine kinase: MRRVRVGLPRSLRARLISGLLVLLALACAAVGVATALALHSFLVSKVDQQLVQSGVRYAQSLEHPDAGGLAGDTRAQSVGTFGARLAGGKVTQAAIVDGDADDANVSADAVTLSAAELAAIKALPVDGSIRDLDLEGRGFYRVRALAGRDNDILITGMPLEGVEGAVHRLEMVELTVFAIALGATGIAGALWVRLSLRPLDRMAATAVQITELPLESGAVALPHRLPDSDPRTEVGQVGAAFNRMLGHVETALASRHSSEERLRSFAADAGHELRTPLAAIRGHAELARLHPQPQAPEVARALTRIQAESVRMGAIVDDLLLLARLDAGRPLARAEVDLSLLVIDAVSDAQVAGPGQHWVLDLPETPVLVTGDRDRLHQAVGNLLSNARLHTPAGSTVRVRMSRLPESVRLTVADDGPGIPESLQPTLFERFTRGGGGRSRSDGGSGLGLAIAHAVVSAHHGSLTVSSRPGCTEFRLDLPTP, translated from the coding sequence GTGAGGCGGGTCCGGGTCGGGCTGCCGCGATCGCTGCGGGCCCGGCTGATCAGCGGGCTGCTGGTGCTGCTCGCGCTGGCCTGCGCCGCAGTCGGGGTCGCCACGGCGCTGGCGCTGCACAGCTTTCTGGTCTCCAAGGTGGACCAGCAACTGGTGCAGTCGGGGGTCCGCTACGCGCAGAGCCTGGAGCACCCCGACGCCGGCGGGCTGGCGGGGGACACCCGGGCGCAGTCGGTCGGCACCTTCGGGGCCCGGCTCGCGGGCGGCAAGGTCACCCAGGCCGCCATCGTGGACGGGGACGCGGACGACGCCAACGTCAGCGCCGACGCGGTCACCCTCTCCGCCGCCGAGCTGGCCGCGATCAAGGCCCTGCCGGTCGACGGCAGCATCCGTGACCTGGACCTGGAGGGCCGCGGCTTCTACCGGGTCAGGGCGCTGGCCGGGAGGGACAACGACATCCTGATCACCGGGATGCCGCTGGAAGGGGTCGAGGGGGCGGTGCACCGGCTGGAGATGGTCGAGCTGACGGTCTTCGCGATCGCGCTGGGGGCGACCGGCATCGCCGGGGCGCTGTGGGTGCGGCTGTCGCTGCGTCCGCTGGACCGGATGGCCGCGACCGCGGTCCAGATCACCGAACTCCCGTTGGAGAGCGGCGCGGTGGCCCTGCCGCACCGCCTGCCGGACAGCGATCCGCGCACCGAGGTCGGGCAGGTGGGGGCCGCCTTCAACCGGATGCTGGGCCATGTGGAGACCGCGCTGGCCAGCCGGCACTCCTCCGAGGAGCGGCTGCGCAGCTTCGCCGCCGACGCCGGGCACGAGCTGCGCACCCCGCTGGCCGCGATCCGCGGCCATGCCGAGCTGGCCCGGCTGCACCCGCAGCCGCAGGCCCCCGAGGTGGCGCGGGCGCTGACCCGGATCCAGGCGGAGTCGGTCCGGATGGGCGCGATCGTCGACGACCTGCTGCTGCTGGCCCGGCTGGACGCCGGACGGCCGCTGGCCCGTGCGGAGGTGGACCTCAGCCTGCTGGTGATCGACGCGGTCTCCGACGCCCAGGTCGCCGGCCCCGGGCAGCACTGGGTCCTGGACCTGCCGGAGACCCCGGTGCTGGTCACCGGCGACCGGGACCGGCTGCACCAGGCCGTGGGCAATCTGCTGTCCAACGCCCGGCTGCACACCCCGGCGGGCAGCACCGTCCGGGTGCGGATGTCGCGGCTCCCGGAGTCGGTGCGGCTCACGGTCGCCGACGACGGTCCCGGCATCCCCGAGTCCTTGCAGCCGACCCTGTTCGAGCGGTTCACCCGCGGTGGCGGGGGCCGGTCGCGTTCCGACGGCGGCAGCGGTCTGGGGCTGGCCATCGCCCACGCCGTGGTCTCGGCCCACCACGGGAGCCTGACCGTGAGCAGCCGTCCCGGCTGCACCGAGTTCCGGCTGGACCTTCCCACCCCCTGA
- a CDS encoding glycerol-3-phosphate dehydrogenase/oxidase: MNTIPTLGANHSASRAQSRHLLSSATYDLLVIGGGILGTAVAWTAAQSGLKVAMVDAGDFAGATSSASSKLVHGGLRYLQTGAVKLVAENHKERRALATDVAPHLVNPLTFFVPVYKGGPHSAPKLGAGVFLYSALSAFRDGMGRVSTPAHALQQVPALKAEGLRSVAVYGDHQMNDSRVAVMTVRAAVDSGAVVLNHAEVTGLRFTGGRVTGADLRDRLDGTEFGVNARLVLNATGPWVDHLRTMEDAGSAPSIRLSKGAHVVVKRRAPWHAALTIPIDKYRVSFAIPWEDHVLLGTTDEEYTGDPADVRATEADIDQILGEAGHAIQDEHLDRDLITYSFAGLRVLPGGAGQTAAAKRETVVTEGRGGMLSVAGGKWTTYRHIGRVVLDKLAHVAGTGLAEDISAIPRTVPLPGVASPNAVAHRLLVDREPGTRIDPLVARNLATHYGTLSFEIAQLIADNPELGRPIHRDGPDVWAQVAYAAAHEWAQTPDDVLRRRTTMVVRGLDTPEVRAEVQAYLTAHHVD; this comes from the coding sequence GTGAATACCATCCCGACCCTGGGCGCCAACCACTCCGCCAGCCGCGCGCAGTCGCGGCACCTGCTCAGCAGCGCCACCTACGACCTGCTGGTCATCGGCGGCGGCATCCTCGGTACGGCGGTCGCCTGGACCGCCGCCCAGTCCGGTCTGAAGGTGGCCATGGTCGACGCCGGCGACTTCGCCGGAGCCACCTCCAGCGCCTCGTCCAAGCTGGTCCACGGCGGGCTGCGGTACCTGCAGACCGGTGCGGTGAAGCTGGTCGCGGAGAACCACAAGGAGCGCCGGGCCCTGGCCACCGACGTCGCCCCGCACCTGGTCAACCCGCTCACCTTCTTCGTGCCGGTCTACAAGGGCGGCCCCCACAGCGCCCCCAAGCTGGGCGCGGGGGTCTTCCTGTACTCGGCGCTCTCGGCGTTCCGCGACGGCATGGGCCGGGTCTCCACCCCCGCGCACGCGCTGCAGCAGGTCCCGGCGCTGAAGGCGGAGGGGCTGCGCTCGGTCGCGGTCTACGGGGACCACCAGATGAACGACTCCCGGGTCGCGGTGATGACGGTGCGCGCGGCGGTCGACTCCGGTGCCGTGGTGCTCAACCACGCCGAGGTGACCGGCCTGCGGTTCACGGGCGGCCGGGTCACCGGCGCCGACCTGCGGGACCGGCTCGACGGCACCGAGTTCGGCGTGAACGCGCGCCTGGTGCTCAACGCGACCGGGCCGTGGGTGGACCACCTGCGGACCATGGAGGACGCCGGCTCCGCGCCGAGCATCCGGCTGTCCAAGGGCGCACACGTGGTGGTCAAGCGCCGCGCGCCATGGCATGCCGCGCTGACCATCCCGATCGACAAGTACCGGGTCTCCTTCGCCATCCCCTGGGAGGACCACGTCCTGCTGGGCACCACCGACGAGGAGTACACCGGGGACCCGGCCGACGTGCGGGCGACCGAGGCCGACATCGACCAGATCCTGGGCGAGGCCGGGCACGCGATCCAGGACGAGCACCTGGACCGCGACCTGATCACCTACTCCTTCGCCGGCCTGCGGGTGCTGCCCGGCGGCGCCGGCCAGACCGCGGCGGCCAAGCGGGAGACCGTGGTCACCGAGGGCCGAGGCGGGATGCTGTCGGTGGCCGGCGGCAAGTGGACGACGTACCGTCACATCGGCCGGGTGGTGCTGGACAAGCTGGCGCACGTCGCCGGCACCGGCCTGGCCGAGGACATCTCGGCGATCCCCCGCACCGTGCCGCTGCCCGGGGTCGCCAGCCCCAACGCGGTGGCGCACCGGCTGCTGGTGGACCGCGAGCCGGGGACCAGGATCGACCCGCTGGTGGCGCGCAACCTGGCCACCCACTACGGGACGCTGTCCTTCGAGATCGCCCAGCTGATCGCGGACAACCCCGAGCTGGGCCGGCCGATCCACCGCGACGGCCCGGACGTCTGGGCCCAGGTCGCCTACGCGGCCGCGCACGAGTGGGCGCAGACCCCGGACGACGTGCTGCGGCGGCGCACCACCATGGTCGTGCGCGGGCTGGACACCCCGGAGGTCCGGGCCGAAGTCCAGGCGTACCTGACGGCGCACCACGTGGACTGA
- a CDS encoding MIP/aquaporin family protein — translation MSNGHIFVGELIGTALLILLGGGVCAAVTLKRSKAFGAGWVAIAFGWGFAVMIAAYVSIHLSGAHLNPAVTLAVAIKSGDWSHVPVYLAGQILGAMLGAFLVWLTYLGQFQANDEPTLGIFSTSPEIRNPIQNLVTEIIGTLVLCIMILTEGLTPGLGLSGTGVLITALGVVGIGFSLGGPTGYAINPVRDLGPRIVHSLLPIPKKGGSDWGYAWIPVVGPLVGGTLAGLLYNAAF, via the coding sequence GTGTCCAACGGCCACATCTTCGTAGGCGAGCTCATCGGCACCGCCCTGCTGATCCTGCTCGGCGGTGGCGTCTGCGCCGCCGTGACGCTCAAGAGATCCAAGGCGTTCGGCGCCGGCTGGGTCGCCATCGCCTTCGGCTGGGGCTTCGCCGTGATGATCGCGGCGTACGTCTCGATCCACCTCTCGGGCGCCCACCTCAACCCGGCGGTCACCCTGGCCGTCGCCATCAAGAGCGGCGACTGGAGCCACGTCCCGGTCTACCTCGCCGGGCAGATCCTCGGCGCCATGCTCGGCGCGTTCCTGGTCTGGCTCACCTACCTCGGCCAGTTCCAGGCGAACGACGAGCCCACCCTGGGCATCTTCTCCACCAGCCCGGAGATCCGTAACCCGATACAGAACCTGGTCACCGAGATCATCGGCACCCTGGTGCTGTGCATCATGATCCTGACCGAGGGCCTCACCCCGGGTCTGGGCCTGTCCGGCACCGGCGTGCTGATCACCGCCCTGGGCGTGGTCGGCATCGGCTTCTCGCTCGGCGGCCCGACCGGTTACGCGATCAACCCGGTCCGCGACCTCGGCCCGCGTATCGTGCACTCGCTGCTGCCGATCCCCAAGAAGGGCGGCTCCGACTGGGGCTACGCCTGGATCCCGGTGGTCGGTCCGCTGGTCGGCGGCACGCTCGCCGGCCTGCTCTACAACGCCGCTTTCTGA
- a CDS encoding isochorismatase family protein, with amino-acid sequence MTTLENRPNTALLVVDVQNGVVEGAHERDAVVANIGVLVEKARREEVPVVWVQHSDERLAQGSDPWRIVPELAPDDAEPLVGKHYPDSFEETTLESVLSGLGVGRLFVAGAQTDECIRSTLHGAIVRGYDATLVSDAHTTEDQSAWGAPSPELVIAHTNLYWTYHAAPGRTAGTAVTKDVDFGRPAQG; translated from the coding sequence ATGACCACACTGGAGAACCGCCCGAACACCGCCCTCCTCGTCGTCGACGTGCAGAACGGCGTCGTCGAGGGGGCCCATGAGCGCGACGCCGTCGTCGCCAACATCGGCGTGCTGGTCGAGAAGGCGCGGCGGGAGGAGGTGCCCGTCGTCTGGGTCCAGCACTCGGACGAGCGGCTGGCGCAGGGGAGCGACCCGTGGCGGATCGTCCCCGAGCTGGCACCGGACGACGCCGAGCCGCTGGTCGGGAAGCACTACCCGGACTCCTTCGAGGAGACCACCCTGGAGTCCGTGCTGTCGGGCCTCGGTGTCGGACGGCTGTTCGTCGCCGGCGCGCAGACCGACGAGTGCATCCGCTCGACCCTGCACGGCGCGATCGTCCGGGGGTACGACGCGACGCTGGTCAGCGACGCCCACACGACGGAGGACCAGTCGGCATGGGGGGCTCCGTCGCCGGAGCTGGTCATCGCCCACACCAACCTCTACTGGACCTACCACGCCGCCCCGGGGCGCACAGCCGGGACGGCGGTGACCAAGGATGTCGACTTCGGCCGCCCTGCCCAGGGTTAG
- the glpK gene encoding glycerol kinase GlpK produces the protein MTTLSNGGQFIAAIDQGTTSSRCIIFGADGRIVAVDQQEHSQIFPQPGWVEHDGAEIWTRVQSVVAGALEKANLTRADIRAIGITNQRETTILWDKHTGEPVHNALVWQDTRTEALCKELGRNVGQDRFRRETGLPLASYFAGPKIRWLLDNVEGLRERAEAGDILFGTMDSWVIWNLTGGVNGGVHVTDVTNASRTMLMNLATLEWDAKILESMGVPAAVLPEIRSSAEVYGHAVGVLEGVPVASALGDQQAALFGQTCFDEGEAKSTYGTGTFLLLNTGEKAVNSYHGLLTTVGYRIGKEKPVYALEGSIAVTGSLVQWFRDQLGIISTAAEIETLANTVDDNGGAYIVPAFSGLFAPYWRSDARGVITGLTRYVTKGHLARAVLEATAWQTREVVDAMAKDSGVTLTALKVDGGMTSNNLLMQNIADVLDAPVERPFVAETTALGAAYAAGLAVGFWPDLDTLRANWHRAAEWTPRMDEATRDREYKNWLKAVERTMGWIEEDQPSA, from the coding sequence GTGACCACACTGTCCAATGGCGGCCAGTTCATCGCCGCGATCGACCAGGGCACCACCTCCAGCCGCTGCATCATCTTCGGCGCGGACGGCCGCATCGTCGCCGTCGACCAGCAGGAGCACAGCCAGATCTTCCCCCAGCCCGGCTGGGTGGAGCACGACGGCGCCGAGATCTGGACCCGGGTCCAGTCCGTGGTGGCCGGCGCCCTGGAGAAGGCCAACCTGACCCGCGCCGACATCCGCGCCATCGGGATCACCAACCAGCGCGAGACCACCATCCTGTGGGACAAGCACACCGGTGAGCCGGTCCACAACGCCCTGGTCTGGCAGGACACCCGCACCGAGGCGCTCTGCAAGGAGCTGGGCCGCAACGTCGGCCAGGACCGCTTCCGCCGCGAGACCGGGCTCCCGCTGGCCAGCTACTTCGCCGGCCCGAAGATCCGCTGGCTGCTGGACAACGTCGAGGGACTGCGCGAGCGCGCCGAGGCCGGCGACATCCTCTTCGGCACCATGGACAGCTGGGTCATCTGGAACCTGACCGGCGGCGTCAACGGCGGCGTGCACGTCACCGACGTCACCAACGCCTCGCGCACCATGCTGATGAACCTGGCCACCCTGGAGTGGGACGCCAAGATCCTGGAGTCGATGGGCGTCCCGGCGGCGGTGCTGCCGGAGATCCGCTCCTCCGCCGAGGTCTACGGGCACGCCGTGGGCGTGCTGGAGGGCGTGCCGGTCGCGTCCGCGCTGGGCGACCAGCAGGCGGCGTTGTTCGGGCAGACCTGCTTCGACGAGGGCGAGGCCAAGAGCACCTACGGCACCGGCACCTTCCTGCTGCTCAACACCGGCGAGAAGGCCGTCAACTCCTACCACGGACTGCTGACCACGGTCGGCTACCGGATCGGCAAGGAGAAGCCGGTCTACGCGCTGGAGGGCTCGATCGCGGTCACCGGCTCGCTGGTGCAGTGGTTCCGCGACCAGCTCGGCATCATCTCCACCGCGGCCGAGATCGAGACCCTCGCCAACACCGTCGACGACAACGGCGGCGCCTACATCGTCCCGGCGTTCTCGGGTCTGTTCGCCCCGTACTGGCGCTCCGACGCCCGCGGCGTCATCACCGGCCTCACCCGCTACGTGACCAAGGGCCACCTGGCCCGCGCCGTGCTGGAGGCCACCGCCTGGCAGACCCGCGAGGTCGTCGACGCGATGGCCAAGGACTCCGGCGTGACGCTGACCGCGCTCAAGGTCGACGGCGGCATGACCAGCAACAACCTGCTGATGCAGAACATCGCGGACGTGCTGGACGCCCCGGTGGAGCGGCCCTTCGTGGCCGAGACCACCGCGCTGGGCGCGGCCTACGCGGCCGGCCTGGCGGTCGGCTTCTGGCCGGACCTGGACACCCTGCGGGCCAACTGGCACCGCGCCGCCGAGTGGACCCCGCGCATGGACGAGGCCACCCGCGACCGCGAGTACAAGAACTGGCTCAAGGCCGTGGAACGCACCATGGGCTGGATCGAAGAGGACCAGCCCTCGGCGTAG
- a CDS encoding IclR family transcriptional regulator, producing MPGPIQSLERAAAILRLLAGGERRLGLSEVAASLGLAKGTAHGILRTLQAEGFVEQDLESGKYQLGAELLRLGQSYLDVHELRARALVWADDLARASGETVYLGVLHQHGVLIVHHVFRPDDSRQVLEVGSMQPLHSTALGKVLLAHDPVARGELEEYPPESFTSRTLVDLAAIDEECALTRERGWSAAVEETWAGVASIGALIQDRRRNPVGAVCISGAVERVCEAGVVRPELVVAVREAARAISRDLGAARF from the coding sequence ATGCCCGGCCCGATCCAGTCGCTCGAGCGCGCGGCGGCCATTCTGCGGCTGCTCGCCGGAGGCGAGCGCCGACTCGGCCTGTCCGAGGTGGCCGCCTCCCTGGGTCTGGCCAAAGGAACCGCGCACGGCATCCTGCGCACCCTCCAGGCGGAGGGCTTTGTCGAGCAGGACCTGGAGAGCGGAAAGTACCAGCTCGGCGCGGAGTTGCTGCGCCTGGGCCAGAGCTACCTGGATGTGCACGAATTGCGGGCGCGCGCCCTGGTCTGGGCGGACGACCTGGCCCGGGCCAGCGGCGAGACGGTCTACCTCGGAGTGCTGCACCAGCACGGTGTGCTGATCGTCCATCACGTCTTCCGGCCGGACGACAGCCGGCAGGTGCTGGAGGTGGGCAGCATGCAGCCGCTGCACAGCACGGCGCTGGGCAAGGTGCTGCTGGCGCACGACCCGGTGGCCCGCGGCGAGCTGGAGGAGTACCCGCCGGAGAGCTTCACCTCGCGGACCCTGGTGGACCTCGCTGCCATCGACGAGGAGTGCGCACTGACGCGCGAGCGCGGCTGGAGTGCGGCCGTCGAGGAGACCTGGGCGGGCGTGGCCTCGATCGGCGCGCTGATCCAGGACCGCCGTCGCAATCCTGTGGGTGCCGTATGTATCAGCGGCGCGGTCGAGCGGGTGTGCGAGGCCGGGGTGGTCCGTCCGGAACTGGTCGTCGCGGTGCGCGAGGCGGCCCGCGCCATCTCGCGTGACCTGGGCGCGGCCCGGTTCTGA